The following are from one region of the Vicugna pacos chromosome 9, VicPac4, whole genome shotgun sequence genome:
- the SALL1 gene encoding sal-like protein 1 codes for MSRRKQAKPQHFQSDPEVASLPRRDGDTEKGQPNRTPKSKDAHVCGRCCAEFFELSDLLLHKKNCTKNQLVLIVNESPASPPETFSPSPTPENPEEQMSDPVNKAEQVDGSDLPEHHGPDRDESMEVEAPVANAGGSGTLSGSASSATPSCGSSSSTGTSAITTSLPQLGDLTTLGNFSVINSNVIIENLQSTKVAVAQFSQEARCTGASGGKLAVPALMEQLLALQQQQIHQLQLIEQIRHQILLLASQNADLPTSSSPSQGTLRTAANPLSTLSSHLSQQLAAAAGLAQSLASQSASISGVKQLPPIQLPQSGSGNTIIPPQSHSGSSPNVNVLAAAGPTPSSEKVAPSTGASHASSPAVSASSSPAFAISSLLSPASNPLLPQPAPANSVFPGPLPNIGTTAEDLNSLSALAQQRKSKPPNVTAFEAKSASDEAFFKHKCRFCAKVFGSDSALQIHLRSHTGERPFKCNICGNRFSTKGNLKVHFQRHKEKYPHIQMNPYPVPEHLDNIPTSTGIPYGMSIPPEKPVTSWLDTKPVLPTLTTSVGLPLPPTLPSLTPFIKTEEPAPIPISQSAASPPGSDKSDLGAPEPALRNPGGLPEEAEGPTGPPPSGKTEESGGVTSSAPALSAGALSSLAPDSGPGGTSTFTNPLLPLMSEQFKAKFPFGGLLDSTQASETSKLQQLVENIDKKATDPNECVICHRVLSCQSALKMHYRTHTGERPFKCKICGRAFTTKGNLKTHYSVHRAMPPLRVQHSCPICQKKFTNAVVLQQHIRMHMGGQIPNTPVPDSYPESMESDTGSFDEKNFDDLDNFSDENMEDCPEGSIPDTPKSADASQDSLSSSPLPLEMSSIAALENQMKMINAGLAEQLQASLKSVENGSVEGDILTNDSSSVGGDMESQSAGSPAISESTSSMQALSPSNSTQEFHKSPGAEEKPQRAAASEFANGLSPTPVNGGALDLTSSHTEKIIKEDSLGILFPFRDRGKFKNTACDICGKTFACQSALDIHYRSHTKERPFICTVCNRGFSTKGNLKQHMLTHQMRDLPSQLFEPSSNLGPNQNSAVIPANSLASLIKTEVNGFVHVTPQDNKDTPASHVPAGPLSSSATSPVLLPALPRRTPKQHYCNTCGKTFSSSSALQIHERTHTGEKPFACTICGRAFTTKGNLKVHMGTHMWNSTPARRGRRLSVDGPMTFLGGNPVKFPEMFQKDLAARSGSGDPSGFWNQYAAALSNGLAMKANEISVIQNGGIPPIPGSLGSGSSSPVSGLTGNLEKLQNSEPNAPLAGLEKMASSENGTSFRFTRFVEDSKEIVTS; via the exons ATGTCGCGGAGGAAGCAAGCGAAGCCTCAACATTTCCAATCCGACCCCGAAGTGGCCTCGCTCCCCCGGCGAGATG GAGACACGGAGAAGGGTCAACCCAATCGCACCCCCAAGAGCAAGGACGCCCACGTCTGCGGCCGGTGCTGCGCCGAGTTCTTTGAATTATCAGATCTTCTGCTCCACAAGAAGAACTGTACTAAAAACCAATTAGTTTTAATCGTCAATGAGAGTCCCGCCTCCCCACCCGAAAccttctcccccagccccactcccgaGAACCCTGAGGAACAAATGAGCGACCCGGTGAACAAAGCAGAGCAGGTCGACGGCAGTGACCTTCCGGAGCACCACGGACCGGACAGGGACGAGTCCATGGAGGTGGAGGCCCCGGTGGCTAACGCGGGCGGCAGTGGCACCCTGAGTGGCAGTGCCAGCAGCGCCACCCCGAGCTGCGGCAGCAGCTCCTCCACAGGTACCTCAGCGATCACAACCTCTCTACCTCAACTCGGGGACCTGACGACACTGGGCAACTTCTCCGTGATCAACAGCAATGTCATCATTGAGAACCTCCAGAGCACCAAGGTGGCAGTGGCCCAGTTCTCCCAGGAAGCAAGGTGCACGGGGGCCTCTGGAGGCAAGCTGGCCGTCCCCGCCCTGATGGAGCAGCTCTTAGCGCTGCAGCAGCAGCAAATCCACCAGCTGCAACTGATCGAACAGATTCGTCACCAAATATTGCTGTTGGCATCTCAGAATGCAGACCTGCCAACATCTTCTAGTCCTTCTCAAGGTACTTTACGAACAGCTGCCAACCCCTTGTCCACACTAAGTTCCCATTTATCTCAGCAGCTGGCGGCAGCAGCTGGGTTAGCACAGAGCCTTGCTAGCCAATCTGCCAGCATCAGCGGTGTGAAACAGCTCCCCCCCATCCAGCTACCTCAGAGCGGTTCTGGCAACACCATCATTCCACCCCAGTCCCACAGCGGCTCTTCCCCCAACGTGAACGTGCTGGCGGCAGCAGGTCCCACCCCATCCTCAGAAAAAGTGGCTCCGAGTACTGGTGCCTCCCACGCCAGCAGCCCGGCAGTCTCAGCATCGTCCTCACCAGCTTTTGCAATAAGCAGTTTATTGAGTCCTGCGTCTAATCCACTTCTACCTCAGCCGGCCCCTGCTAACTCGGTTTTCCCCGGCCCTTTGCCCAACATCGGCACGACGGCAGAGGATTTAAACTCCTTGTCTGCCTTGGCCCAGCAGAGGAAAAGCAAGCCACCAAATGTCACCGCCTTCGAAGCGAAAAGCGCTTCCGACGAGGCGTTCTTCAAACACAAGTGCAGGTTCTGCGCGAAGGTCTTCGGCAGCGACAGTGCCTTGCAGATCCACCTCCGCTCCCACACCGGGGAGAGGCCCTTCAAGTGCAACATCTGCGGGAACAGGTTCTCCACCAAGGGGAACCTCAAAGTCCACTTTCAGCGCCACAAAGAGAAATACCCTCACATCCAGATGAACCCCTACCCCGTGCCTGAGCATCTGGACAACATCCCCACTAGTACCGGCATCCCCTACGGCATGTCCATTCCTCCTGAAAAGCCAGTCACCAGCTGGCTAGACACCAAACCGGTCCTGCCCACTCTGACCACGTCCGTCGGTCTGCCGTTGCCCCCAACCCTCCCGAGCCTCACCCCCTTCATCAAGACCGAAGAGCCAGCCCCGATCCCCATCAGCCAGTCTGCCGCCAGCCCCCCGGGCTCCGACAAAAGTGACTTGGGGGCCCCCGAGCCGGCCCTGAGAAACCCGGGTGGGCTCCCGGAGGAAGCTGAGGGCCCCACTGGGCCACCCCCCAGTGGCAAAACTGAAGAGAGTGGCGGGGTCACCAGCTCAGCCCCAGCCCTGAGCGCAGGTGCACTGAGCTCCCTTGCGCCCGACAGTGGCCCGGGTGGCACCTCCACCTTCACCAACCCTTTGTTGCCGCTCATGTCCGAGCAGTTCAAGGCAAAGTTTCCTTTCGGGGGACTCTTGGACTCCACCCAGGCCTCAGAGACATCCAAGCTTCAGCAACTGGTGGAAAACATTGACAAGAAGGCCACTGACCCCAATGAGTGCGTCATCTGCCACCGGGTCCTCAGCTGTCAGAGCGCCTTGAAGATGCACTACAGGACCCACACGGGGGAGAGGCCCTTTAAGTGCAAGATCTGTGGCCGGGCTTTCACCACGAAAGGGAACCTGAAAACCCACTACAGCGTGCATCGCGCTATGCCCCCGCTCCGAGTCCAGCACTCCTGCCCCATCTGCCAGAAGAAGTTCACGAACGCTGTTGTGCTACAGCAGCACATTCGAATGCACATGGGAGGCCAgatccccaacaccccagtcccTGACAGCTACCCCGAGTCCATGGAGTCTGACACCGGCTCCTTCGATGAGAAGAATTTCGATGACCTGGACAACTTCTCCGATGAAAACATGGAAGACTGTCCCGAGGGCAGCATCCCGGACACGCCCAAGTCCGCGGATGCATCCCAAGACAGCCTGTCTTCCTCGCCTCTGCCTCTTGAGATGTCGAGCATCGCCGCTTTGGAAAATCAGATGAAGATGATCAATGCTGGCCTGGCTGAGCAGCTGCAGGCCAGCCTGAAGTCGGTGGAGAACGGGTCCGTCGAGGGGGACATCCTGACCAACGATTCATCCTCGGTGGGCGGTGACATGGAGAGCCAAAGTGCTGGCAGCCCGGCCATCTCAGAGTCTACCTCTTCCATGCAGGCTCTGTCCCCATCCAACAGCACCCAGGAGTTCCACAAGTCACCCGGCGCCGAGGAGAAGCCACAGAGAGCAGCAGCAAGTGAGTTCGCCAACGGTTTGTCTCCCACCCCAGTGAATGGTGGGGCTTTGGATCTGACATCGAGTCACACCGAGAAAATCATCAAAGAAGATTCTTTGGGGATCCTCTTCCCTTTCAGAGACCGGgggaaatttaaaaacactgCTTGCGACATTTGTGGCAAGACATTTGCTTGTCAGAGTGCCTTGGACATTCACTACAGAAGTCATACCAAAGAGAGACCATTTATTTGCACAGTTTGTAATCGTGGCTTTTCCACCAAGGGTAATTTGAAGCAACACATGTTGACACATCAGATGCGAGATCTACCATCACAGCTCTTCGAGCCCAGTTCCAACCTTGGCCCCAATCAGAACTCGGCGGTGATTCCCGCCAACTCGTTGGCATCTCTTATCAAAACAGAGGTCAACGGCTTTGTGCATGTTACTCCTCAGGACAATAAGGACACCCCCGCCAGCCACGTTCCTGCTGGGCCTCTGTCATCCTCCGCCACGTCCCCAGTGctgctcccagctctgcccaggaGAACCCCCAAACAGCACTACTGCAACACGTGTGGCAAGACCTTCTCCTCGTCGAGCGCCCTGCAGATTCACGAGAgaactcacactggagagaaacccttcGCTTGCACGATTTGTGGGAGAGCCTTCACCACAAAAGGCAATCTGAAG GTACACATGggcactcacatgtggaatagCACCCCTGCCCGCCGGGGTCGGCGGCTCTCCGTGGATGGCCCCATGACATTTCTAGGAGGCAATCCTGTAAAGTTCCCAGAAATGTTCCAGAAGGATTTGGCGGCCAGGTCAGGCAGTGGGGATCCTTCCGGGTTCTGGAATCAGTATGCAGCAGCGCTCTCCAACGGGCTGGCGATGAAGGCCAATGAGATCTCTGTCATCCAGAACGGGGGCATCCCTCCCATTCCGGGCAGCCTGGGCAGCGGGAGCAGCTCGCCGGTCAGTGGGCTGACCGGGAACCTGGAGAAGCTCCAGAACTCAGAGCCCAACGCACCCCTGGCCGGCCTGGAGAAGATGGCAAGCAGCGAGAACGGGACCAGCTTCCGATTCACCCGCTTCGTGGAAGACAGCAAAGAGATCGTCACGAGTTAA